A region of the Apium graveolens cultivar Ventura chromosome 6, ASM990537v1, whole genome shotgun sequence genome:
CTTCAAATACATAAAAAGTGAGTGTGTACAGGGGTATCAGTACTACATTTGGTATCAGGGCGACAACGATCATTCAAACCACTGGGTCCAGAGATTCACGATGGAGAATCCTAAACCAAAAGAAAAGTCGATTGGCTTCAGCTATCCAATGATAATGAAAACAAACTATACAGCATGGGCTTTGAAGATGAGCGTATTCATGCAAGCCCATGGGGTGTGGGACGCCATAGAACCCAAAGACGAGAAAGCTGTGATTGAGGATAAGGTTGATAAACGTGCTCTTACAGTTATCTATCAAAGTATTCCGGAGGATTTGTTGTTGGCAATTGCAGATAAGAGAAGTGCCAAGGAAGCCTCGAAAGCGCTAAAAACTATGAGCTTATGCGTAGCCAAGGTGAGGGAAGCCAAAATTTAACACtgaagggagaatttgaggcgaTGACCATGAAAAACAATGAGAAGTTGGATTATTTCTACATAAAGTTGCACGGTATGGTTAACAACATCAGAGCATTAGGGGAGAAGATAGAAGAAGGATACGCTGTGAAGAAACTATTCAGGGTTGTTCCATAAAAATTCCTTTAAATTGCTTTTACTATTGAACAGTTTGGGAAAATTGATGAGATGTCAGTGGAGGAGGCTGTTGGTTCTCTGAAGGCTCATGAGGAGGGATTACGGTGAATTCCTGACTCTATTCAAGGAATACTGCTCATGACTAAAGAGGAATGAAAAAAGAGGGAGAACAAGGAGGGACAACTGTTACTGACACGTGAGGAATGGTAGAAGAGGAATAGTAACAAAGAGGGATACCGAAGTGGTGGAGAGTTTCGTGGGAGAGATGGAGTTCGTGGTGTTCGAGACAGGAGCAGGGTTAGGTGTTTTAACTGTCAAGGTTACGGTCATTTTACAGTAGAATACTGTAAACCTTGAAGGGATAGAGATACGTAGAAGGAGGTGAACCTCTCACACATACAGGGAGATGAGTCGGCTCTCTTGATGGTTAAGGCTGTCAAGCACGTGGGGGATGTAATTTTGTTAAAGGAGGAAGCAGTGATGCCAAAGCTAAATGATAAGATGGAAGAACAGAATGAGTTACAGATCTGGTATCTAGATAATGGCGCAAGCAATCACATGATGGGTCGGCGAGGAAAATTTAAAGACTTGGATGAAAATGTATTTGGAAATGTGAGGTTCGGGGATGGATCGATTGTGCACATAAAAGGGAGAGGGGTGGTATCATTCAAGTGCAAGAATGGAGAGGAGAAAATGCTAAACGTGGTGTACTACATACCATTCTTATACAACAACATTATTAGTCTAGGTCAATTATCCGAGGATAAAAATAAGATTGTGTTTGAAGGTGATTATTTGTGGGTTTACGAAGAATGTGGGAGTTTGTTGATGAAAGTAAAGAGGACTCAGAACAGGTTATACAAAATCAATTGAAGAATACAGTCTCATGTGCTTACTTTCGAAGACAGAGGAGGAGGCTTGGCTCTGGCACAACGGTCTTGGACACGTAAACTTTATGGCAATGGAGATTATGTCGAAGGAGCGAATGACTTATGGGATCCCAAGGTTGGTTCAGCCGTTTAAAAGTTGTGAAGGTTGTTTACTGTTGAAGCAGCCCCATAGTCCATTTCCGATGCAGAAGAATTTTGAAATAACGCAGGTGTTGGAGTTGGTTTATGCTGACATATGTTGTCCAATTTTGCCAATAACACCGACAGGTAATCGTTACTTCCTTCTATTTGTTGATGACTTTAGCAGCTTTTGAAGTATTTAGAAAATTCAAGGCATTGGTTGAAAAGAGAAAAGAGAGATGCATAAAAATGCTGAGGACTGATCGGGGGTGAGTTTTGTTCGAATGAATTTACAACTTATTACGAAGAGGTTGGTATAGAAAGGCAATACACTGCGCCCTACTTttcacaacaaaatggggtagtagAGCGGAGAAATTGTACTGTAGCTGCAATGACTGGTAGTTTGATGAAAGAATCAAATAAGCCATCACAAATTTCAGGAGAAGAGGTATGATACTTAGTTTATATCTTGAATAGGCTGCCAGCACGAGCTGTGAAGAGCAGCACACCTTATGAGGTATGAAGTGGTAAGAAACTAAACTTAGCTCATAGAAAAGTTTTTAGATGTGTTGTATTTATGAAAATTCCGGCTATACATATGAAGAAGCTAGACGATCGTAGTAAACGGGTTGTCTATCTTGGAAGGGAACCGGGGATGAGAGCAAGCATATTATTTGATCCAGTGACGGGAAATGTCGAGGTAAATAGAGAAGTAGTTTATCAAGAGAAAGACTTATGGCCATGGGAAATGAACTCGAGGGAGGAAGTAGTAATCCCAGAAATTCTCACGGTATTTGGAGATGCAGCAGATGAAAGCTTTGGCTCAACAACAAGTGATG
Encoded here:
- the LOC141666145 gene encoding uncharacterized protein LOC141666145, encoding MENPKPKEKSIGFSYPMIMKTNYTAWALKMSVFMQAHGVWDAIEPKDEKAVIEDKVDKRALTVIYQSIPEDLLLAIADKRSAKEASKALKTMSLCVAKFGKIDEMSVEEAVGSLKAHEEGLRRGIVTKRDTEVVESFVGEMEFVVFETGAGLGVLTVKGDESALLMVKAVKHVGDVILLKEEAVMPKLNDKMEEQNELQIWYLDNGASNHMMGRRGKFKDLDENVFGNVRFGDGSIVHIKGRGVVSFKCKNGEEKMLNVVYYIPFLYNNIISLGQLSEDKNKIVFEGDYLWVYEECGSLLMKTEEEAWLWHNGLGHVNFMAMEIMSKERMTYGIPRLVQPFKSCEGCLLLKQPHSPFPMQKNFEITQVLELVYADICCPILPITPTEVGIERQYTAPYFSQQNGVVERRNCTVAAMTGSLMKESNKPSQISGEEKLDDRSKRVVYLGREPGMRASILFDPVTGNVEVNREVVYQEKDLWPWEMNSREEVVIPEILTVFGDAADESFGSTTSDEPRTPIDTTSANNIEGSAERTGETIDSGEITDSPPRKFGSLDELYNEIGVIEMLDELMLFKVEEPASYGESFKELKCRAAMKVEFETIEKNQTWVLTNLPAG